From the genome of Vulpes lagopus strain Blue_001 chromosome 2, ASM1834538v1, whole genome shotgun sequence, one region includes:
- the LOC121485288 gene encoding LOW QUALITY PROTEIN: eukaryotic translation initiation factor 4E-like (The sequence of the model RefSeq protein was modified relative to this genomic sequence to represent the inferred CDS: substituted 1 base at 1 genomic stop codon), translating into MGVRSKMATMELETTPTPNPPPTEEEKTESNQEVANPEHYIKHPLQNRWALWFFKNDKSXTWQANLRLISKFDTVEDFWALYNHIQLSSNLMRGCDYSLFKDGIEPMWEDENNKRGGRWLITLNKQQRRSDLDRFWLETLLCLIGESFDDYSDDVCGAVVDVRAKGDKIAIWTTKCENREAVTHIGRVYKERLGLPPKIVTGYQSHADTATKSGSTTKNRFVV; encoded by the coding sequence atgggAGTTCGATCTAAGATGGCGACTATGGAACTGGAAACCACCCCTACTCCTAATCCCCCGCctacagaagaagagaaaacagaatctaATCAGGAGGTAGCTAACCCAGAACACTATATTAAACATCCTTTACAGAACAGATGGGCactctggttttttaaaaatgataaaagctaAACTTGGCAAGCAAACCTTCGGCTGATCTCTAAGTTTGATACTGTTGAAGACTTTTGGGCTCTGTACAACCACATCCAGTTGTCTAGTAATTTAATGCGGGGCTGTGACTACTCACTTTTTAAGGATGGTATTGAGCCTATGTGGGAAGATGAGAACAACAAACGAGGAGGACGATGGCTAATTACATTGAACAAGCAGCAGAGACGTAGTGACCTGGATCGCTTTTGGCTAGAGACACTGCTGTGCCTTATTGGAGAATCTTTTGATGACTACAGTGATGATGTATGTGGAGCTGTCGTTGATGTTAGAGCTAAAGGTGATAAGATAGCAATATGGACTACTAAATGTGAAAACAGAGAGGCTGTTACACATATAGGGAGAGTATACAAGGAAAGGTTAGGACTACCTCCAAAGATAGTGACTGGTTATCAGTCCCATGCAGACACAGCTACAAAGAGCGGCTCCACTACTAAAAATAGGTTTGTTGTTTAA